A genomic region of Saccopteryx bilineata isolate mSacBil1 chromosome 1, mSacBil1_pri_phased_curated, whole genome shotgun sequence contains the following coding sequences:
- the PLEKHJ1 gene encoding pleckstrin homology domain-containing family J member 1 isoform X2 has protein sequence MRYNEKELQALSRQPAEMAAELGMRDPKKGSVVKRRLVKLVVNFLFYFRTDEAEPVGALLLEHCRIIQEEPSGFSISFVEDPERKYHFECCSEEQCQEWMGALRRASYEFMRRSLIFYRNEIQKMTGKDPLEQFGISEEARFQLSGLKA, from the exons ATGCGCTACAACGAAAAGGAACTGCAGGCGCTGTCCCGGCAGCCGGCCGAGATGGCGGCTGAGCTGGGCATGCGGGACCCCAAGAAGGGCAGTG TGGTGAAGCGGCGGCTGGTAAAGCTGGTGGTCAATTTTCTCTTCTACTTCCGGACCGACGAGGCCGAG CCTGTCGGAGCCCTGTTGCTGGAGCACTGCAGAATCATCCAGGAAGAGCCCAGCGGCTTCTCCATCA GCTTCGTTGAGGACCCAGAGAGGAAGTATCACTTTGAGTGCTGCAGCGAGGAGCAGTGTCAGGAGTGGATGGGTGCTCTGCGTCGAGCCAG CTACGAGTTTATGCGCAGGAGCCTCATCTTCTACAGGAACGAGATCCAGAAGATGACAGGCAAG GACCCCTTGGAACAATTCGGCATATCAGAGGAGGCCCGGTTCCAGTTGAGTGGCTTGAAGGCATGA
- the AMH gene encoding muellerian-inhibiting factor: MWATPLSRLVLVLWVMGTLLGGGIPREEALPVKPTDTRGLIFHQDWGWPPSSQQDPLCLVTLGGGGNGSITPLRVVGTLRDYEQVFLEVVHQAHWGPRDLATFGICTPSHEHSALPSLQWLQVWLGEPQGRQLVVLHLEKVTWDPTPSLRFQEPPSGEISPGELALLVLYPGPGPEVTVTGAGLLGTQSVCLSRDTSYLALPVDQPAGAWHGLGLALTLQHRGDGAPLTTAQLQTLLFRADSRCFTRMTPALLLLPGPGPTPMSAHGQLNTMTFPSPNMTLEPEEQPPSADPFLETLTRLVRTLRGAPAQASTLRLALDPAALAGFGQGLVNLSDPKALERLLDGEEPLLLLLSSAAAAATAGDSTSLQDPVSSPWAADLERRVAAELQATAAELGSLPGLPPAVPPLLARLLALCPGEKGDSGGVGDPLRPLLLLKALQGLRAEWRGREWSGSTRAQRSAEAGAADGPCALRELSVDLRAERSVLIPEMYQANNCQGSCGWPQSDRNPRYGNHVVLLLKMQARGASLTRPPCCVPTAYTGKLLITLSEERITAHHMPNMVATECGCR, translated from the exons ATGTGGGCTACACCTCTCTCTAGACTGGTCCTGGTGCTGTGGGTGATGGGAACCCTGCTGGGAGGTGGGATCCCCAGAGAAGAAGCCTTGCCTGTGAAGCCTACAGACACCAGGGGTCTTATTTTCCACCAAGACTGGGGCTGGCCTCCAAGCAGCCAGCAAGACCCCCTGTGTCTGGTGACGTTGGGTGGAGGTGGCAATGGCAGCATCACCCCCCTGCGGGTGGTGGGAACACTGAGGGACTACGAGCAGGTCTTCCTGGAGGTCGTGCATCAGGCCCACTGGGGGCCCCGTGACCTGGCCACCTTTGGGATCTGCACCCCCAGCCATGAACACTCTGCCCTGCCCTCTCTGCAGTGGCTTCAAGTGTGGCTGGGGGAGCCACAGGGGCGGCAGCTGGTTGTCCTACACCTGGAGAAAG TGACCTGGGATCCAACACCCTCACTGAGGTTCCAGGAGCCTCCATCTGGAGAAATCAGCCCCGGGGAACTGGCGCTGCTAGTGCTGTACCCCGGACCTGGCCCGGAAGTCACTGTAACAGGCGCTGGTCTGCTGGGCACCCAG AGTGTCTGCTTATCCCGGGATACCAGTTACCTGGCGCTGCCTGTGGACCAGCCTGCGGGGGCCTGGCACGGCCTGGGTCTCGCCCTAACCCTGCAGCACCGCGGAGACG GTGCTCCCCTGACCACCGCCCAGTTGCAGACTCTGCTGTTCCGCGCTGACTCCCGCTGCTTCACGCGGATgaccccagccctgctcctgctGCCGGGGCCCGGGCCCACACCTATGTCTGCACACGGTCAGCTGAACACGATGACCTTCCCGTCGCCCAA TATGACCCTGGAGCCTGAGGAGCAACCACCCAGTGCCGACCCCTTCCTGGAGACGCTCACGCGCCTGGTGCGCACGCTACGGGGGGCCCCCGCCCAAGCTTCAACGCTGCGCCTGGCCCTGGACCCTGCCGCGCTGGCCGGCTTCGGGCAGGGCCTGGTCAATCTGTCGGACCCCAAGGCTCTGGAGCGCCTGCTTGACGGAGAAGAACCCCTACTGCTGCTGCTGtcgtctgctgctgctgctgccaccgcCGGGGACTCCACGTCACTGCAGGACCCTGTGTCTTCGCCTTGGGCGGCGGACCTGGAGCGCCGTGTGGCCGCAGAGCTGCAAGCGACTGCCGCTGAGCTGGGCAGCCTCCCAGGGTTGCCTCCCGCCGTCCCACCGCTGCTGGCACGCCTGCTCGCGCTGTGCCCCGGGGAAAAGGGAGACTCAGGAGGCGTAGGTGACCCGCTGCGCCCACTGCTGCTGCTAAAGGCGCTGCAGGGTCTGCGCGCCGAGTGGCGCGGGAGGGAGTGGAGCGGGTCCACGCGGGCACAGCGCAGCGCGGAGGCCGGGGCCGCAGACGGGCCGTGCGCGTTGCGCGAGCTGAGCGTGGACCTGCGCGCCGAGCGCTCTGTGCTCATCCCCGAGATGTACCAGGCTAATAACTGCCAGGGCTCGTGCGGCTGGCCGCAGTCAGACCGCAACCCGCGCTATGGCAACCACGTGGTGCTGCTGCTCAAGATGCAGGCCCGTGGGGCTTCCCTGACGCGCCCGCCCTGCTGCGTGCCCACGGCCTACACTGGCAAGCTACTCATCACGCTTTCTGAGGAGCGTATCACCGCGCACCACATGCCCAACATGGTGGCCACAGAGTGCGGCTGCCGGTAA
- the OAZ1 gene encoding LOW QUALITY PROTEIN: ornithine decarboxylase antizyme 1 (The sequence of the model RefSeq protein was modified relative to this genomic sequence to represent the inferred CDS: deleted 1 base in 1 codon) → MVKSSLQRILNSHCFAREKEGNKPSATIYTSCTMPLLSLHSHSGHSSESSRVSFNCCSNLGPGPQWCSDVPHPPLKIPGGRGNSQRDHNLSANLFYSDNRLNVTEELTSNNKTRILNVQTRLTDAKHVNWRAVLSSSCLYIEIPGGALPEGSKDSFAVLLEFAEEQLHADHVFICFHKNRDDRAALLRTFSFMGFEIVRPGHPLVPKRPDACFMAYTFERESSDEDE, encoded by the exons ATGGTGAAATCCTCCCTGCAGCGGATCCTTAACAGCCACTGCTTcgccagagagaaggaggggaataaACCCAGCGCCACCATCTATACCAGCTGCACCATGCCGCTCCTCAGCCTACACAGTCACAGCGGTCACAGCAGCGAGAG TTCCAGGGTCTCCTTCAACTGCTGTAGTAACCTGGGTCCAGGGCCTCAGTGGTGCTCC GATGTCCCTCACCCACCCCTGAAGATCCCAGGTGGGCGAGGGAATAGTCAGAGGGATCACAATCTTTCAGCtaatttattttactct GATAATAGGCTGAATGTAACAGAGGAACTAACGTCTAATAACAAGACGAGAATTCTCAACGTCCAGACCAGGCTCACAGATGCCAAACACGTTAACTGGAGAGCGGTGCTGAGCAGCAGCTGCCTCTACATTGAGATCCCAGGCGGCGCTCTGCCAGAGGGGAGCAAAGACAG CTTTGCAGTTCTCCTCGAGTTTGCTGAGGAGCAGCTGCATGCTGACCATGTCTTCATTTGCTTCCACAAGAACCGGGATGACAGAG CCGCTTTGCTCCGTACCTTCAGCTTTATGGGCTTTGAGATTGTGAGACCGGGGCATCCCCTTGTCCCCAAGAGACCCGACGCTTGCTTCATGGCCTACACGTTTGAGAGAGAATCTTCTGATGAGGACGAATAG
- the JSRP1 gene encoding junctional sarcoplasmic reticulum protein 1, whose product MTEITLTPSTVGLRQSLQRPQDQSGEMSPRSPHLSGKNLGSEIGHPPSCPAGPAWWLWTQVWTGCFSDISLTTMALEEPDAGLGSCQAVTPRLADSSTWPHDSQEQEAEDSPAGRVDNRPKKTEKEYVAKVAPGPSKEKLKAGATPRSPARKKAQAAPPLQPPPPPPALSEELPWGDMSLNKCLVLASLVALLGSAFQLCRDVMVGEADTPAPAREPWVPSSSAPKKPASPPLKPVAWAPTPGSSVQTEVRPSAPQVQTENAAVSRSEEAAEMEEGEPEEAAGEESSPLDHGAPRKRLQKEKPRKEERSRKERSRKERSRKEERPRKPEKPQASRKPQEALPRRLKERKASYRPWARDSRDHEHRKRQSWAFRRPNAEDWPPGRQKHRTSRGRD is encoded by the exons ATGACCGAGATCACACTGACCCCCAGCACAGTGGGCTTGAGACAGTCCTTGCAGCGCCCTCAGGACCAGTCCGGTGAGATGTCTCCAAGATCTCCTCACCTGTCAGGCAAGAATCTGGGGAGTGAAAT CGGCCACCCTCCATCCTGTCCAGCAGGCCCAGCGTGGTGGCTGTGGA CTCAAGTCTGGACGGGTTGCTTCTCAGACATCTCCTTGACAACCATGGCCTTGGAGGAGCCAGATGCAGGCCTAGGTAGCTGCCAGGCAG TGACACCCAGACTGGCTGACTCCAGCACTTGGCCCCAC GATTCTCAGGAGCAAGAGGCTGAGGATAGCCCTGCAGGCAGAGTGGATAACAGGCCcaagaagacagaaaaggagTATGTGGCCAAAGTGGCCCCAGGACCCAGCAAGGAGAAGCTGAAAGCAGGAGCAA CCCCGCGGAGCCCGGCGCGCAAGAAGGCGCAGGCTGCACCGCCCCTGCAGCCACCACCCCCTCCTCCGGCGCTGAGCGAGGAGCTGCCTTGGGGAGACATGTCGCTCAACAAATGCCTGGTGCTCGCTTCGCTGGTGGCGCTGCTAGGCTCGGCCTTCCAGTTGTGTCGCG ATGTCATGGTTGGGGAGGCGGACACTCCTGCACCTGCCCGTGAGCCATGGGTCCCATCAAGCTCAGCACCAAAAAAGCCAGCGTCGCCCCCG CTGAAGCCTGTGGCCTGGGCACCTACACCGGGATCCTCTGTGCAGACAGAGGTGAGACCCTCTGCGCCCCAAGTGCAGACAGAGAACGCTGCGGTTTCAAGGAGCGAGGAGGCTGCAGAAATGGAGGAAGGGGAGCCTGAGGAGGCTGCTGGGGAGGAGAGCTCGCCCCTCGACCACGGAGCACCCAGGAAGAGGCTACAGAAGGAGAAGCCGCGGAAGGAGGAGAGGTCGCGAAAGGAGAGATCACGAAAGGAGAGATCGCGGAAGGAGGAGAGACCTCGGAAGCCGGAGAAGCCACAGGCCTCCAGGAAGCCCCAGGAAGCCCTACCCAGGCGCTTGAAAGAACGCAAAGCAAGCTACAGGCCGTGGGCGCGGGACTCCAGAGACCATGAGCACCGAAAGAGGCAGTCCTGGGCCTTCCGGCGGCCCAACGCGGAGGACTGGCCTCCCGGCCGTCAGAAGCACCGCACCAGCAGGGGTCGGGACTGA
- the PLEKHJ1 gene encoding pleckstrin homology domain-containing family J member 1 isoform X1, whose product MRYNEKELQALSRQPAEMAAELGMRDPKKGSVVKRRLVKLVVNFLFYFRTDEAEVGRRRGGRRAGVGRLGSPDGLPIRPVCPQPVGALLLEHCRIIQEEPSGFSISFVEDPERKYHFECCSEEQCQEWMGALRRASYEFMRRSLIFYRNEIQKMTGKDPLEQFGISEEARFQLSGLKA is encoded by the exons ATGCGCTACAACGAAAAGGAACTGCAGGCGCTGTCCCGGCAGCCGGCCGAGATGGCGGCTGAGCTGGGCATGCGGGACCCCAAGAAGGGCAGTG TGGTGAAGCGGCGGCTGGTAAAGCTGGTGGTCAATTTTCTCTTCTACTTCCGGACCGACGAGGCCGAGGTAGGGCGGCGGAGAGGCGGGCGCCGGGCTGGGGTCGGGCGCCTGGGGTCCCCGGATGGCCTGCCCATCCGGCCCGTCTGCCCCCAGCCTGTCGGAGCCCTGTTGCTGGAGCACTGCAGAATCATCCAGGAAGAGCCCAGCGGCTTCTCCATCA GCTTCGTTGAGGACCCAGAGAGGAAGTATCACTTTGAGTGCTGCAGCGAGGAGCAGTGTCAGGAGTGGATGGGTGCTCTGCGTCGAGCCAG CTACGAGTTTATGCGCAGGAGCCTCATCTTCTACAGGAACGAGATCCAGAAGATGACAGGCAAG GACCCCTTGGAACAATTCGGCATATCAGAGGAGGCCCGGTTCCAGTTGAGTGGCTTGAAGGCATGA
- the SF3A2 gene encoding splicing factor 3A subunit 2, protein MDFQHRPGGKTGSGGVASSSESNRDRRERLRQLALETIDINKDPYFMKNHLGSYECKLCLTLHNNEGSYLAHTQGKKHQTNLARRAAKEAKEAPAQPAPEKVKVEVKKFVKIGRPGYKVTKQRDTEMGQQSLLFQIDYPEIADGIMPRHRFMSAYEQRIEPPDRRWQYLLMAAEPYETIAFKVPSREIDKAEGKFWTHWNRETKQFFLQFHFKMEKPPAPPSLPAGPPGVKRPPPPLMNGLPPRPPLPESLPPPPPGGLPLPPMPPSGPAPSGPPGPPQLPPPAPGVHPPAPVVHPPTSGVHPPAPGVHPPAPVVHPPTSGVHPPAPGVHPPAPGVHPPPSAGVHPQTTGVHPPASSVHPQAPGVHPPAPGIHPQPPGVHPPPPGVHPPAPGVHPQPPGVHPSNPGVHPPAPMPPMLRPPLPSEGPGNIPPPPPAN, encoded by the exons ATGGACTTCCAACATCGCCCTGGGGGCAAAACTGGGAGTGGAGGTGTGGCCTCCTCTTCTGAGAGCAACCGGGACCGCAGGGAGCGCCTCAGGCAGCTGGCCCTGGAGACCATTGACATCAACAAG GACCCTTATTTCATGAAGAACCACCTGGGCTCGTATGAGTGTAAGCTATGCCTGACACTCCACAACAACGAG GGGAGCTACCTCGCACACACCCAGGGGAAAAAGCACCAGACCAACTT GGCCCGGCGAGCAGCCAAGGAGGCCAAGGAGGCCCCCGCCCAGCCGGCGCCAGAGAAGGTCAAGGTGGAAGTGAAGAAGTTTGTGAAGATCGGCCGCCCAGGTTATAAAG TGACCAAGCAGAGGGATACAGAGATGGGCCAACAGAGCCTCCTCTTCCAG ATTGACTATCCCGAGATTGCTGATGGCATCATGCCACGCCACCGTTTCATGTCTGCATATGAGCAGAGGATCGAGCCCCCAGACCGTCGCTGGCAGTATCTGCTGATGGCTGCCGAGCCCTACGAGACCATTGCCTTCAAG GTGCCAAGCAGGGAGATTGACAAGGCTGAGGGCAAGTTTTGGACTCACTGGAACAGGGAAACCAAGCAG ttcttccttCAGTTCCACTTTAAGATGGAAAAGCCACCTGCCCCACCAAGCCTCCCTGCTGGACCTCCTGGGGTGAAGCGACCACCACCCCCACTGATGAATGGTTTGCCTCCACGGCCACCGCTGCCTGAGTCTTTGCCTCCGCCCCCACCAGGAGGCCTGCCTCTGCCCCCCATGCCACCCAGTGGGCCTGCACCCTCAGGGCCTCCGGGCCCTCCCCAGCTACCCCCACCAGCTCCCGGGGTTCACCCACCGGCACCAGTGGTCCACCCACCAACATCTGGGGTCCACCCTCCAGCTCCTGGGGTTCATCCCCCAGCACCAGTGGTCCACCCCCCAACATCTGGGGTCCATCCCCCTGCTCCTGGTGTTCACCCTCCAGCCCCAGGAGTCCACCCTCCCCCATCTGCTGGAGTCCACCCCCAGACCACAGGGGTCCACCCACCAGCTTCTTCAGTCCACCCCCAGGCCCCAGGGGTCCATCCTCCAGCTCCTGGGATTCACCCTCAGCCTCCTGGggtccacccccctcctcctgggGTTCATCCTCCAGCTCCTGGGGTCCACCCTCAGCCCCCTGGTGTTCACCCCTCCAATCCTGGGGTCCACCCCCCAGCTCCCATGCCCCCAATGCTGAGGCCCCCGCTGCCCTCCGAGGGCCCTGGGAACATTCCACCCCCTCCCCCGGCTAATTGA